A single window of Nocardioides baekrokdamisoli DNA harbors:
- a CDS encoding DUF4395 domain-containing protein, with the protein MSTQIDPRGPRFNAAVTSAVLIATLATHGTTQIVLAAIQAGLFAWGAFAGIQHTPVATVFKTVVRPRLSAPKELEDAAGPRFSQLVGFIFLAVALLAYVLGATLAGEIATGFALVAALLNAVFNFCLGCELYVILKRFQPVH; encoded by the coding sequence ATGTCCACCCAGATCGATCCGCGCGGCCCGCGGTTCAACGCGGCTGTCACGAGCGCGGTGCTGATCGCCACGCTTGCCACCCACGGCACCACCCAGATCGTGCTGGCGGCCATCCAGGCCGGCCTCTTCGCGTGGGGTGCCTTCGCCGGCATCCAGCACACGCCGGTCGCCACCGTGTTCAAGACGGTCGTCCGCCCCAGGCTGAGCGCCCCCAAGGAACTCGAGGACGCCGCCGGACCGCGGTTCAGCCAACTGGTCGGCTTCATCTTCCTGGCCGTCGCGCTCCTGGCGTACGTCCTGGGCGCGACGCTGGCTGGCGAGATCGCGACCGGCTTCGCCCTGGTCGCTGCCCTGCTCAATGCCGTCTTCAACTTCTGTCTGGGTTGTGAGCTCTACGTCATCCTCAAGCGCTTCCAGCCCGTCCACTGA
- a CDS encoding DUF6159 family protein has protein sequence MSYGEIRSPENMRPRDAAPTGKAILSASWSMLLEDKQMFWLPVISAVGSLLAAAALFIPGYLLGRQVESTPHFGFYVGAALASFGASVVAIYFQAALVIAAYDRADGGTPTVGSALAATWKVKGKVLSWALLTTTVGMAIRAFEERLGWLGRILGFLGGLAWAIASFLVVPVLVAEGLGPVQALKRSAQLLRDTWGTSLRTTLRFGVIQVVAMLALMVGVIAGIALVIPGDEPARTIGILLLTVSIVGFLALATVVAAVSTYARALIYRYAAGLPTPGVDTAVFEGAFVAKKRRR, from the coding sequence ATGTCGTACGGCGAGATCCGGTCCCCTGAGAACATGCGTCCGAGGGACGCCGCGCCCACCGGCAAGGCGATCCTGTCGGCCAGTTGGAGCATGCTGCTGGAGGACAAGCAGATGTTCTGGCTGCCGGTCATCTCCGCAGTTGGTTCGCTCCTCGCGGCAGCGGCGCTGTTCATCCCGGGCTACCTGCTCGGCCGCCAGGTCGAGAGCACCCCGCACTTCGGCTTCTATGTCGGGGCTGCGCTGGCGTCGTTCGGTGCGTCTGTGGTGGCGATCTACTTCCAGGCGGCGCTGGTCATCGCTGCGTACGACCGCGCCGACGGTGGTACGCCGACTGTCGGTTCGGCCCTGGCGGCGACGTGGAAGGTCAAGGGCAAGGTGCTGAGCTGGGCCCTGCTGACAACCACGGTCGGCATGGCGATCCGCGCGTTCGAGGAGCGGCTGGGGTGGCTCGGTCGGATCCTGGGCTTCCTCGGAGGTCTGGCCTGGGCGATCGCCTCGTTCCTGGTGGTGCCGGTCCTCGTGGCCGAGGGCCTCGGCCCGGTGCAGGCGTTGAAGCGGTCGGCCCAGTTGCTGCGCGACACGTGGGGGACGAGCTTGCGTACGACGCTGCGTTTCGGCGTGATCCAGGTCGTTGCGATGCTCGCGCTCATGGTCGGCGTGATCGCCGGCATCGCGCTGGTCATCCCCGGCGACGAACCGGCCCGGACCATTGGCATCCTGCTCCTCACCGTGAGCATCGTCGGCTTCCTCGCGCTGGCCACGGTGGTCGCGGCCGTCTCGACGTACGCCCGCGCGCTGATCTACCGGTACGCAGCCGGCTTGCCCACGCCGGGCGTCGACACGGCCGTCTTCGAGGGCGCGTTCGTGGCCAAGAAGCGCCGCCGGTAG
- a CDS encoding glycosyltransferase family 4 protein, whose protein sequence is MKVLVHDHSGHPFQAELSRELARRGHDVTHSYVSGYVSGKGRLEALPGEQITFVGIGGEKKVEQRRYVQRLFREVTRGFALVRHVLQVNPDIVVLSNVQIPTMVIFAFVMSVLRRPWVLWHQDVYAIALKHLAGSKLGSHFHAVAKIFWWAERYCARRAAAVVVIADSFVPVHEQWGTAAKTTVIPNWAPIGEITPRERDNAWSTEHGLGERPRLVYSGTLGFKHNPELLTGLAAAVGALGTPVDLVVVSETVTEPVLREDAAAKGVHLTMLPFQPYERLPDVLGAADVLLVLLEADAGAFSVPSKTLSYLCAGRPILGFVPAENLAAHLIEESGGCVLPPESGSVEAAAAWVHDLLADRSLGAKIGAASRDLAVREFNLDTITDRFESILSGTSRAKATVK, encoded by the coding sequence ATGAAGGTTCTGGTCCACGACCACAGTGGGCATCCGTTCCAGGCTGAACTCAGCCGGGAGCTCGCCCGCCGTGGACATGACGTCACGCACTCGTACGTCTCGGGCTATGTCTCCGGGAAGGGCCGGCTCGAGGCCCTCCCGGGGGAGCAGATCACCTTCGTCGGCATCGGCGGCGAGAAGAAGGTCGAGCAGCGGCGGTACGTCCAGCGGTTGTTCCGCGAGGTCACCCGCGGGTTCGCGCTGGTACGGCACGTGCTGCAGGTCAACCCGGACATCGTGGTGCTGTCGAACGTGCAGATCCCCACGATGGTCATCTTCGCGTTCGTGATGTCGGTGCTGCGTCGGCCGTGGGTGCTCTGGCATCAGGACGTGTACGCGATCGCGCTCAAGCACCTGGCCGGCAGCAAGCTCGGCTCGCACTTCCATGCGGTCGCGAAGATCTTCTGGTGGGCCGAGCGTTATTGCGCGCGGCGCGCAGCTGCGGTCGTCGTGATCGCGGACTCGTTCGTCCCGGTGCACGAGCAGTGGGGGACGGCTGCGAAGACGACGGTCATCCCGAACTGGGCCCCGATCGGTGAGATCACTCCGCGCGAGCGGGACAACGCCTGGTCGACTGAGCACGGACTGGGTGAACGGCCGCGGCTGGTCTACTCGGGCACGCTCGGGTTCAAGCACAACCCGGAACTGCTGACCGGTCTTGCGGCTGCGGTCGGAGCACTCGGCACCCCGGTCGACCTGGTCGTGGTCTCCGAGACGGTGACCGAACCCGTCCTGCGTGAGGATGCGGCGGCGAAGGGCGTACACCTGACGATGTTGCCGTTCCAGCCGTACGAGCGGCTGCCTGACGTTCTGGGCGCGGCGGACGTGCTGCTGGTCCTGCTGGAGGCGGATGCCGGCGCGTTCTCGGTGCCGTCGAAGACGCTGTCGTACTTGTGTGCTGGTCGTCCGATCCTGGGCTTCGTGCCGGCGGAGAACCTGGCCGCTCATCTGATCGAGGAGTCCGGCGGGTGCGTACTGCCTCCGGAGTCCGGGTCGGTCGAGGCCGCGGCCGCCTGGGTGCATGATCTGCTGGCTGATCGCTCGCTCGGGGCGAAGATCGGTGCGGCGTCGCGGGACCTGGCCGTACGCGAGTTCAACCTCGACACGATCACGGATCGGTTCGAGTCGATCCTGAGCGGCACCTCTCGGGCGAAGGCTACGGTTAAGTAG
- a CDS encoding NAD-dependent epimerase/dehydratase family protein: MTRNVDVLVAGGGGFIGGHLVADLLKQGLTVRSVDIKPMDEWYQVHEGVENVVADLSLRENAFAQTDGAGEVYMLAADMGGMGFIENNKALCMLTVNTSTHMLEAAKAAEVERYFYSSSACVYNGSKQTDPNITALKEEDAYPADPEDGYGWEKLFSERMARHFLEDYGLQTRVARYHNVYGPEGTWTGGREKAPAATCRKIAEAVISGKHEIDIWGDGEQTRSFMYVDDCVKGSQMFLKGDSPLPVNLGSSELISINDLYSMVEGFAGITCKRNYQLDAPQGVRGRNSDNTLIKEIYGWEPSVSLLEGMEKTYAWVYDQVKAARA, encoded by the coding sequence GTGACTCGAAACGTTGACGTACTCGTCGCCGGTGGCGGCGGCTTCATCGGCGGCCACCTGGTGGCCGATCTCCTGAAGCAGGGCCTCACGGTCCGCTCGGTGGACATCAAGCCGATGGATGAGTGGTACCAGGTCCACGAGGGCGTGGAGAACGTCGTCGCCGACCTCTCGCTGCGTGAGAACGCGTTCGCCCAGACGGACGGTGCGGGCGAGGTCTACATGCTCGCGGCCGACATGGGCGGCATGGGCTTCATCGAGAACAACAAGGCCCTGTGCATGCTCACGGTCAACACCTCGACGCACATGCTCGAGGCGGCCAAGGCTGCCGAGGTCGAGCGGTACTTCTACTCCTCCTCGGCCTGTGTCTACAACGGCTCGAAGCAGACCGACCCGAACATCACCGCCCTGAAGGAAGAGGACGCCTACCCGGCGGACCCGGAGGACGGCTACGGCTGGGAGAAGCTCTTCTCGGAGCGGATGGCCCGCCACTTCCTCGAGGACTACGGCCTGCAGACCCGCGTCGCCCGCTACCACAACGTGTACGGCCCCGAGGGCACCTGGACCGGTGGCCGCGAGAAGGCGCCGGCAGCGACCTGCCGCAAGATCGCCGAGGCGGTCATCTCCGGCAAGCACGAGATCGACATCTGGGGCGACGGCGAGCAGACCCGTTCGTTCATGTACGTCGACGACTGCGTCAAGGGTTCGCAGATGTTCCTCAAGGGGGACTCGCCGCTCCCGGTCAACCTCGGCTCCTCCGAGCTGATCTCGATCAACGACCTGTACTCGATGGTCGAGGGCTTCGCCGGCATCACCTGCAAGCGGAACTACCAGCTCGACGCGCCCCAGGGCGTACGCGGTCGCAACTCCGACAACACCCTGATCAAGGAGATCTACGGCTGGGAGCCGTCGGTCTCGCTGCTCGAGGGCATGGAGAAGACGTACGCCTGGGTCTATGACCAGGTGAAGGCCGCGCGCGCCTGA
- a CDS encoding glycosyltransferase: MHVVFDAFAVRAGSSAVILEGLLRGWRECAPEDRLTLVASGEPAFAVADGVELRIVEPPFRGSAGNLWNRTAGIRRLTRTLKADALVSGVTASAFFGAHCPRGVILTDLRHEVRPDQFSKKRRLVRGISYGWSFRTADGIFCISERTRDDLVRTHPRAAETAIAARLGADHVDRWPAPPADRPKYALAFGHFANKNVDAVLDAWAAFLGRPEAEGWVLRLIGMGRMDREAAQQRVDRLGLGDRVELMPWLDDDTFVQVFAGAGLVIFPSEFEGYGLPPVEAMRLGIPVVISTDAALLEMADGHAEVATDLAPRPLAASIAAAIARTPEQLAAARTHTDSLSWRAMAQTVRAALS; this comes from the coding sequence GTGCACGTTGTCTTCGACGCCTTCGCCGTCCGCGCCGGGAGCAGCGCGGTCATTCTCGAGGGGCTGCTGCGGGGGTGGCGGGAGTGTGCCCCGGAGGACCGACTCACGTTGGTCGCCTCCGGCGAGCCCGCTTTTGCAGTCGCCGACGGTGTCGAGTTGCGGATCGTCGAGCCGCCGTTCAGGGGATCGGCCGGCAACCTCTGGAACCGTACCGCCGGCATCCGCCGCCTGACCCGGACGCTGAAGGCCGACGCACTGGTGTCCGGCGTGACCGCGAGCGCCTTCTTCGGGGCGCACTGCCCGCGCGGGGTGATCCTGACCGACCTGCGTCACGAGGTCCGCCCCGATCAGTTCTCGAAGAAGCGCCGACTGGTCCGCGGGATCTCGTACGGCTGGTCCTTCCGGACCGCTGACGGCATCTTCTGCATCTCCGAGCGCACCCGTGACGACCTGGTCCGGACCCACCCGAGGGCCGCCGAGACCGCGATCGCGGCCCGACTCGGGGCGGATCACGTGGATCGCTGGCCTGCTCCGCCAGCCGATCGCCCGAAGTATGCGTTGGCGTTCGGTCACTTCGCGAACAAGAACGTTGATGCGGTCCTCGACGCCTGGGCTGCCTTCCTCGGCCGCCCGGAGGCCGAGGGCTGGGTCCTGCGCCTGATCGGCATGGGCCGCATGGACCGGGAGGCGGCTCAGCAGCGAGTCGACCGCCTCGGCCTGGGGGATCGCGTCGAACTGATGCCGTGGCTGGACGACGACACCTTCGTCCAGGTGTTCGCCGGTGCTGGCCTGGTGATCTTCCCCTCGGAGTTCGAGGGGTACGGCCTGCCGCCGGTCGAGGCGATGCGGCTCGGTATCCCCGTGGTCATCTCCACCGACGCGGCTCTCCTCGAGATGGCGGACGGTCACGCCGAGGTCGCCACCGACCTGGCCCCGCGTCCGCTGGCGGCCAGCATCGCGGCCGCGATCGCCCGCACCCCGGAGCAGTTGGCTGCGGCGCGTACGCACACGGACTCGTTGTCTTGGCGCGCGATGGCGCAGACCGTACGAGCCGCGCTGAGTTAG
- the gmd gene encoding GDP-mannose 4,6-dehydratase gives MTKRAFITGITGQDGSYLTELLLAKGYEVHGLVRRASTLNRSRIDHIQDSNLHLHYGDLTDGVSLVNLIRDIVPHEVYNLGAQSHVKVSFEVPEYTADADATGTLRLLEAIRAAKIDCRFYQASTSEMFGATPPPQDETTVFYPRSPYGAAKLYSHWVTVNYREAYDLFAVSGILFNHESPRRGESFVTRKITLGVAAIKLGLTDTLTLGNLDAIRDWGFAKEYVEGMWRMLQHDTPQDYVLATGIGTTVREFCEYSFAHAGLNWEDHVAYDKGYERPTEVDALIGDPSKAKSVLGWEAQTHAKGLAELMVDSDIELLRTHGSARY, from the coding sequence ATGACCAAGCGCGCATTCATCACCGGCATCACCGGGCAGGACGGCTCGTACCTGACCGAGCTCCTTCTCGCCAAGGGATACGAGGTGCACGGGCTCGTCCGGCGCGCGTCCACCCTCAACCGCAGCCGGATCGACCACATCCAGGACTCGAACCTGCACCTGCACTACGGCGACCTGACCGACGGCGTGTCACTGGTCAACCTGATCCGCGACATCGTCCCGCACGAGGTCTACAACCTCGGCGCGCAGTCGCACGTCAAGGTCTCGTTCGAGGTGCCGGAATACACCGCTGACGCCGACGCCACCGGCACGCTGCGCCTCCTCGAGGCGATCCGCGCCGCCAAGATCGACTGCCGCTTCTACCAGGCCTCGACGTCGGAGATGTTCGGCGCGACCCCGCCGCCGCAGGATGAGACGACGGTCTTCTACCCGCGCTCCCCGTACGGCGCCGCGAAGCTCTACAGCCACTGGGTGACGGTCAACTACCGCGAGGCGTACGACCTGTTCGCGGTCTCCGGCATCCTGTTCAACCACGAGTCCCCGCGTCGCGGCGAGTCCTTCGTGACCCGCAAGATCACACTGGGCGTCGCCGCGATCAAGCTCGGCCTCACCGACACCCTCACCCTCGGCAACCTCGACGCCATTCGCGACTGGGGTTTCGCCAAGGAGTACGTCGAAGGCATGTGGCGGATGCTGCAGCACGACACCCCGCAGGACTACGTGCTCGCCACCGGCATCGGCACGACCGTCCGCGAGTTCTGTGAGTACTCGTTCGCGCACGCCGGCCTCAACTGGGAGGACCACGTCGCGTACGACAAGGGCTACGAGCGACCGACCGAGGTCGACGCCCTGATCGGTGACCCGTCGAAGGCGAAGTCAGTCCTCGGCTGGGAGGCCCAGACGCATGCCAAGGGCCTGGCCGAGCTCATGGTCGACAGCGACATCGAGCTGCTGCGGACCCACGGTTCAGCGCGTTATTGA